A region of Pasteurellaceae bacterium Orientalotternb1 DNA encodes the following proteins:
- a CDS encoding nitrate reductase, with protein sequence MKKYLALLFIAISGVAIANSIKVPSKIEDGVEYTAPEFHNMPKDGAKLALSYVNQPPMIPHSIKGYQVTKNTNQCLNCHGIENYRTTGAPRISPTHFMDRDGNVTADTSPRRYFCLQCHVPQAEVAPIIENKFQPTKAFGGN encoded by the coding sequence ATGAAAAAATATCTCGCCTTACTCTTCATTGCTATATCGGGCGTAGCGATTGCAAACAGCATTAAAGTGCCTTCTAAAATTGAAGACGGTGTAGAGTATACTGCCCCAGAGTTCCATAATATGCCAAAAGATGGAGCTAAACTGGCGTTAAGTTATGTGAATCAGCCTCCAATGATTCCGCATAGTATCAAAGGTTACCAAGTGACTAAAAACACTAACCAGTGTTTAAATTGTCATGGTATTGAAAATTATCGGACAACAGGGGCTCCTCGCATTAGTCCAACTCACTTTATGGATCGTGATGGTAATGTAACAGCAGATACATCACCACGTCGTTATTTCTGCTTACAATGCCATGTGCCGCAAGCAGAAGTTGCACCGATTATTGAGAACAAATTCCAACCAACCAAAGCATTTGGGGGTAACTAA
- a CDS encoding quinol dehydrogenase ferredoxin subunit NapH: MAIAPKSNSPKNAGLEVREKLGWWRAYRFLILRRLSQLSVVLMFLSGPLWNVWILKGNYSASLLFDVIPLTDPLITAESLATGYLPEWNTLLGALIIVAIYAFLASKVFCSWICPLNIVTDCAAWLRRKLGIRQSAKLPRNLRYGILAMILVGSAVSGTLLWEWINPVAALGRVFVYGLGATLWLVLAVFLFDLLIVEHGWCGHLCPIGATYALIGAKSIVRVKVVDRKKCDRCMDCFHVCPEPQVLRLPLNGKPEDSQIVLDKDCISCGRCVDVCAENVFTFSTRFEKEKRII, from the coding sequence ATGGCTATCGCACCGAAAAGCAATAGCCCTAAAAATGCAGGGCTTGAAGTAAGAGAAAAGTTAGGATGGTGGCGTGCATATCGTTTTTTGATTTTACGCCGACTAAGCCAACTTAGTGTTGTCTTGATGTTTTTAAGCGGACCACTATGGAATGTTTGGATCTTAAAAGGCAATTACAGTGCTAGTCTGCTTTTTGATGTGATTCCACTTACCGATCCGTTGATTACAGCAGAAAGCCTTGCAACAGGGTATTTACCTGAATGGAACACATTACTCGGTGCATTGATTATTGTGGCAATTTACGCATTTCTCGCCAGTAAAGTTTTTTGTAGTTGGATTTGCCCTTTAAATATTGTTACCGATTGTGCTGCTTGGCTTCGACGAAAGTTGGGGATCCGCCAGTCGGCAAAATTACCTCGTAATTTACGCTACGGTATTTTAGCGATGATTTTAGTCGGCAGTGCGGTTTCAGGCACTTTATTGTGGGAGTGGATCAACCCTGTTGCAGCACTTGGGCGAGTCTTCGTTTATGGTTTGGGGGCGACATTGTGGTTAGTGTTGGCGGTATTTTTATTCGATTTATTGATCGTTGAACACGGCTGGTGTGGGCATCTTTGCCCGATTGGGGCGACTTATGCGCTTATTGGTGCAAAAAGTATTGTTCGTGTGAAAGTGGTTGATCGCAAAAAGTGTGATCGCTGTATGGACTGCTTCCACGTCTGCCCTGAACCACAAGTGCTACGTTTACCCCTAAATGGTAAACCAGAAGACAGCCAAATTGTGTTAGATAAAGATTGTATTAGTTGCGGACGTTGTGTTGATGTCTGTGCCGAAAATGTATTTACTTTTTCAACGCGTTTTGAGAAAGAAAAACGAATTATTTAG
- a CDS encoding cytochrome C, producing the protein MCRLIKGFWKWFRTPSRIGIGFLIVISALGGILFWGGFNVALEHTNTEEFCSSCHMNDVVPEYRASPHYLNRSGVKATCADCHLPHEFIPKWTRKIEAAKEVYAHITGKVDTKEKFEAHRLEMAQREWARMKANNSQECRNCHNFADMDFTQQKGVAAKMHAMAEKEGKTCIDCHKGIAHSLPHMQNVESGLKPQK; encoded by the coding sequence ATGTGTCGTTTAATCAAAGGCTTTTGGAAGTGGTTTCGTACTCCAAGCCGTATTGGAATTGGCTTTCTGATTGTGATTTCGGCTCTTGGCGGTATTCTGTTTTGGGGGGGATTTAATGTGGCGTTGGAACACACCAACACCGAAGAATTCTGTTCAAGCTGCCATATGAACGATGTTGTGCCAGAGTACCGTGCTTCGCCACACTATCTCAACCGTAGTGGGGTAAAAGCAACCTGTGCTGATTGTCACTTACCACATGAATTCATTCCAAAATGGACACGTAAAATCGAAGCTGCAAAAGAAGTGTACGCTCACATTACGGGTAAAGTGGATACCAAGGAAAAATTCGAAGCACACCGCCTAGAAATGGCACAGCGTGAATGGGCTCGTATGAAAGCCAACAACTCGCAAGAGTGTCGCAACTGCCACAACTTTGCTGATATGGACTTCACCCAGCAAAAAGGTGTTGCTGCGAAAATGCACGCAATGGCTGAAAAAGAAGGTAAAACTTGTATCGACTGCCATAAAGGGATTGCACACAGTTTGCCGCATATGCAAAACGTGGAGTCAGGTTTAAAACCACAAAAATAA